The Anaeromyxobacter sp. Fw109-5 genomic interval AAGGAGAAGAACGGGATCGGCTACGGCGGGGCGGCGTACGCCAAGGGCGTCAAGGAGGTCAAGGTGGTCGGCGCAGACGGCAAGGGCTACGCGCCCGACGCGGACTCCGTCGCCACGGGCAAGTACCCGCTCGCCCGCCCGCTCTTCATGTACACGCGCGCCAAGCCGGCCGGCGAGGTGAAGGCGTTCATCGACTACTGCCTCTCCCCCGAGGGGCAGAAGATCGTCACCCAGGTCGGCTACTTCCCCGTCAAGTAGGCGACGGCGTCACGTGGACGCTCCGCGGCCGTCACGTTCCCGTCACGAACCCGTGAGAGAACCCGCGTCCGTGGAACAGGTCATGGTCGGAAGCGAGGAGCGGGCTCGTCCCGCCCCCTCGATGCGGCGGCGGCAGATCCGCGAGGCGGCGATCCAGGCGGCGATCACCCTGGTCGCCCTCACGGGGATCGCCGCCGTCGTCCTCATCTTCGTCTTCGTCGCGCGCGAGGCGCTCCCCATCTTCACCTCTCCGGAGGTGCGGGAGGAGACGGACCTCGCGCGCATGTTCCTCCCCCAGGCCTGGCGCGAGGGCCGCGCGGCCTTCTTCAGCTGGCAGCCCGTCTCCGACGTGCCGAAGTACTCGATGGTCCCGCTGTTCGTCGGGACCCTCAAGGTCACGGCGGTCGCGATGCTCGTGTCGGTGCCGGTCGGCATCGCGGCCGCGGTGTTCACCTCGGAGTTCGCGCCGCGGCGCCTGCGCGAGGTGCTCAAGCCGACCATCGAGCTGCTCGCGGGGATCCCCTCCGTGGTGCTCGGCTTCTTCGCCCTCATGGTGATGGCGACCGTCCTCCAGGGCGCGTTCGGCTTCACCTCTCGCCTGAACGCCATCGTCGCCGGGCTGGCGCTGGCCCTCACGGTGGTCCCGGTCATCTTCACGGTGAGCGAGGACGCCCTGGCGGCCGTGCCGCGCAGCTACCGCGAGGCGTCGCTCGCGCTCGGGGCCACGCGCTGGGAGACCTCTTTCAAGGTGGTGCTCCCCGCCGCCGCGCCCGGCGTGCTCGCCGCGGTGGTGCTCGGGTTCGGTCGCTCGATCGGCGAGACCATGATCGTCCTCATGGCCTCCGGCAACGCCGCGATGACGACCTGGAGCCTGGGCGACTCGGTGCGCACGCTCCCGGCGACCATCGCGGCGGAGATGGGCGAGGTGGTGTTCGGCGGGGCCCACTACTCCGTGCTGTTCTTCATCGGCGTGGAGCTCTTCCTGTTCACGTTCGTCCTCAACATGCTCGCGTCCCTTTTCGTGAAGCGGCTCGTGCGGCGCATGGCGGGGACGGCGTGAGCGTCGCGAGCCGCAAGGTCGTCGGCACGGGGCTGACCGTGCTCACCGGCGCCACCGCCGCGCTGGTGGTGGCGATGCTGGCGGTCATCCTGGTGGACGTGGTCCGCGGGGGCGCCGCGCGGGTGAGCTGGGAGTTCCTCACCGCGGCGCCCGAGGAGGGCATGACGGCCGGCGGGATCTTCCCCGCCATCTACGGCACGGCGATCATGACGCTCATCATGACCGTCGCCGTGATGCCGGTCGGCGTCCTCACCGCCGTCTACCTCCACGAGTACGCGGCGCCCCGCTCGCGCATGGCCGCCCTGGTGCGCGTGGCGGTGACGAACCTCGCCGGCGTCCCCTCCATCGTGTTCGGGCTCTTCGGCCTCGGCTTCTTCATCCAGTTCGTCGGCGGCTCGCTCGATCGCGCCTTCTCGCCGCCGGGCGAGCTGTTCTACGGCCGGCCCGCCCTCCTGTGGGCCGCGCTCACGCTCGCGGTGCTCACGCTGCCGGTGGTCATCGTCTCGACCGAGGAGGCGCTCCGGGCCGTGCCGCGCGATCACCGCGACGCGAGCCTCGCCCTCGGCGCGACGAAGTCCCAGACCCTGGTGCGCGTGATCCTGCCCCAGGCGCTGCCCGGCATCCTCACCGGCGCGATCCTGGCCGTCGCGCGCGGCGCGGGCGAGGTGGCGCCCATCCTGTTCACGGGGGTCGCCTACTTCCTGCCCGATCTGCCCGGCTCCGTCTGGTCGCAGTTCATGCACCTCGGCTACCACGTGTACGTGCTCGCGACGCAGTCGCCGGACATCGACGCGACCCGCCCGCTGCTCTACGCGACGGTGTTCGTGCTGCTCGCGCTCACCTTCGCCCTGAACCTCCTCGCGATCGCGATCCGCACCCGCACCCGCCGCAAGGCGGCCGCCGGACACTGACCAGATGACGAGCCTCCTCCAGCCGCTCCCCGCCGCCGTGAAGATGGAGACCCGCGGCCTCGAGATCCGCTACGGCGCGAAGCTCGCCGTGAAGGGCGTGAGCCTCTCGCTGCCCGAGCACCAGGTGACCGCGCTCATCGGCCCCTCCGGCTGTGGGAAGTCCACCTTCCTGCGCGCGCTGAACCGGATGAACGACCTCATCCCCGGGGCGAGCGCGGCGGGCGAGATCCTGCTCGACGGGAGGAGCATCTACGCCGCCCACCTCGACGCGGTCGAGCTGCGCCGCCGGGTGGGCATGGTGTTCCAGAAGTCGAACCCGTTCCCGAAGTCCATCTTCGAGAACGTCGCCTACGGGCTCCGCGTCGGGGGCCTGGGCGACCGGCGCGAGCTCGCCGAGCGCATCGAGCGCTCGCTCCGCTCGGCGGCGCTGTGGGACGAGGTGAAGGATCGGCTGGCAGAGTCCGCCATGGGCCTCTCCGGCGGCCAGCAGCAGCGGCTCTGCATCGCCCGGGCGCTGGCGGTGGAGCCGGAGGTGCTCCTCATGGACGAGCCGGCGAGCGCGCTCGATCCCATCGCCACGGCCAAGATCGAGGACCTCATCCACGAGCTGAAGGCGCGCTACACGATCGCGATCGTCACGCACAACATGCAGCAGGCCGCGCGCGTCTCCGACCAGACGGCGTTCTTCTACATGGGCGAGCTCGTGGAGGTGGGGCCGACCGAAGCGATCTTCACGAATCCTCGCGAACAGCGGACCGAGGACTACGTCACGGGCAAGTTCGGCTAAGCTCGGGCAGCTCGAGGGCGAAATGGTGACGACCCACACCGACAAGGCGTACGAGGCGGAGCTCAAGGATCTGCGCGACAAGCTGCTCGAGATGGGCGGCCTCGTCGAGCGGGCGATGGCGGCCAGCGTGCGCAGCATCACCGAGCGGGACACGCCGCTCGCCGAGCAGGTCAAGGAGCGCGACCGCGAGATCAACCGGATGGAGGTCGCCATCGACAGCGCCTGCCGGCGCGTGCTCGCGCTGCGCCAGCCGGCGGCGAGCGACCTCCGCTTCATCACGACCGCGCTCAAGATCGTCACCGACCTCGAGCGCATGGGGGACCTGGCCGTGAACGTGGCGGAGCGCGCCATCGACCTCAACAAGGTCGCTCCCCTCGGCCCCCTGCACGACCTCTCCCGGCTTGCGGAGATGTCCGAGACCCAGCTCAAGCACGCGCTCGACGCGTTCGTGACGGGCGACGTCGCGAAGGCCGAGGACGTCATGCGCTCCGACGAGCACCTCGACGCGCTGTACCTCAAGATCTTCAACGACCTGCTCGCCATGATGATGGAGGACTCGCGAAACATCCGGCGCGCGACCTCCCTCATGTTCGCGGCCAAGCACCTCGAGCGCTTCGGCGACCACGCGACCAACCTGGCGGAGATGGTGGTCTACATGGTGCGCGGCACCGACGTGCGGCACCCGCGGAGCCGAGCGCCCAGCGCGCCCCCCGCCTGAGGCGGAGACCGCTAGCGATCGTCACCCGCGCGCCCCTCTCTCGTCGCTGCTCCCTCGGTCGACGGGCTCCACCCGGATGTCCGACACGCGCACGTCACCGACATCCTCGCGTATCTCGCTGGCGAACAGCTCGGCCGCTTCCCGATCGTCCCAGGCGAGGACGTGCGCGCGGTGCTCGCCCTCTCCGGAGTCATACGAACAGAAGTAGACCGATTCGCGAAGCATGCGCACCTCCCGGCGTGAGCGCTGCGGGTTCTTAGCCGCAGCCGTCCGGAGGCGCCACCGGCCGGATCGGGCCCAGAATCGTCACGAGACCGTCACGTGCATCGCGGCATCACGCCGTCGCCCGCGCGCTCGCGCGCCGAGGACGGCGCTCACCCGAGGCGGCGCAGCTGAGCCGGCGTGAGCAGCCAGCGGAGCTGTGCGCCTCCGACCAACTGCGTGTCGCCCAGCGACAGCAGGCAGGCGCCGCCCTTCTTCAGAGCGACGAAGCCGCGCCCGGCGCTGCCGGTGAGGAGGTACTGCACGAGCCGCGACAGGTGCGGCTCATGGCCCACGATCGCGACGCGCGAGCGCGCGCGGTGCTTCCGCAGCCACGGAACGAGCGCCGCGGGATCGGACTCGGGCGCGAGCTCGCCGAGCTGCGACGCGCCGCGCAGCTCGTAGGCGGCCGCCAGGATCGCGCCCGTCTCCTTCGCCCGCGCGAGCGCGCTCGTCGCGAGGACGTCGATGGACTCGACGAGCTCGCGGAGCCCGCGCGCTCCCTTCTCGAACCGGCGGCGCCCCTCCGCCGTCAGCGGGCGCTCGGGGTCGTCACGACCGGTGGCGGCGAAGACGTCGCGGTCCTCGGCGATGGCGTGACGGACGACGAGAAGCTCCAAGCTCCACCTCCTGCTCCGGCCATTCTGCCGCCGGGAGGGGGCGGACCGTCACGGCCACGCGTGACGCGGCCCGGCGAAGAGGGTGCCGGCGAGCGCTACGCGCTCCGCGCGCCTGGCGCAGTCGGGCACGGGCCGCTCACGCTCCGTTCACCCGATGCGCTGGCGCTCTGCCGGCCGTCGCGCCCAGCGAGAGCGGCCGGCGGACCGCGGCGCGGGGGCTGGTCACCCTCGCGCCGCCTCTCTCCGCGCCTCCGCCGTGGTCGTCAGGGCCGCTGCGATCCGGGCGTGGAGGCGCCGCCCACGGACCCGGACGTGCCGGAGCCGGAGCCCTGCGCCGCCCCTCCCGCCGGCGGAGCGACGTCGGCGTTGCCGCCGGCCCCCGGCGACTGCGTCGCGCCGCCCGCGCCCGTCCCGCCGGTCGAGCCGGCCGGCACGCAGGCACCGGACGCGCCCGTGGCGCCCGCCGTGCCGCTCGACGCCGCGGTGCCCGAGCTCCCGCCGGCGGACCCCGTCCCCTGCGCGGAGCCCGTGCCGGTCGTCCCGCTCCCGGCCGTGGAAGGCATCCCCGCGCTGGTCGCGGGGACCATGCCCGGCGGGCAGGCCTGGGTACCGGCGCCGCCCGTCGTGCCGGCCGTGCCCGCGGTGCCCGAGGGAGTGCCAGTCGCCGTCGGATCGGCGGCCGTCGAGCCCGTGCCAGTCTGGCCGGCAGTCGACCCGGGCGCGGCGCCGCCCGCGGCTCCGGATCCCGAGGAGCCGGCGCCGGTCGTCGTCCCTCCGGTGCCCTGCCCGAGGACGAGCGTGGGGGCGAGGAGCGCTGCTGCGAACGTGAGCTTCCGCATGTCGTTTCCTCCCGAGACAGAACGGATGCGCATCGCGCGCGTACCGCGCGTGGCCGCAGGGTCCGTGGAGAGGGAGCCGAGCGGCCGCAAAGCCGGCCGGGCGACCGCTCGACGCGATGGAAGGCGCTCGGGATCGCGCGCCGATCGAGGGCTCAGGAGACGAGCAGTCGCGAGGCCAGCCCCGCGACCACGCCGAGGAGGGCCCCGGCGCCCACGTCCAGCGGGTAGTGCGCGCCGAGATAGACGCGCGAGAGCCCGATCCCGACGGAGAGGAGGAGCGCGAGCGGACCGAGGCCGAACGGCTCGTCGGCGAACGCGACGGCGACGCTGAACGCGGCGGCGGTGTGTCCTGACGGGAACGAGAAGCGATCCGGGTTCGCCGCCAGCGCCTCGAAGCCCGCGATCGACACGTCCGGGCGGGCGCGGGTGAGGCTGCGCTTGAGCGTCTGGGAGAGCGCCGTGGCGAGGAGCGTGGCGGCGCCGAGCCGCAAGCCGAGGTGCCGGCCGTGCGCCGAGCCGGTCGCGAGGAGCGCGATCCCCGCGAACGTCCAGCTCTTCGCGTCGCCCAGGTGCGTGAGGGTGCGCGCCACGATCGTCCGCCACGGGCTGTGGAAGCGGCGGAAGGAGAGCAGCAGCGCCTCGTCGAGGGAGAGGATGCGCGCGAGGCGCCCGTCTCGGATGACGGCGGTCGCGGTCGCGGGATCGATCGTGATCGAGGCGCCGCCGCCCGCGTCGAGCTCGAAGGTGCCAGCGGGGAGGCCAGTCTCGCGGTCGTCGGTCATCGGGGTGCAGGGTGCCGGTCGTCTGTCTCGACGGCGCGGCCCGCCTGCAACATCTGGGTGAACTCTCCCTCCAGCAACTCCCCGAAAGCGGCGAAGAGCTCGCCCGTCAGGTAACGCGTGCCACGCGGATCGCCGCGCCGGCGTACGCGGAGGCGGCCGTTCGCGTCGGGATCTCCGGGGCGCGAGAGGTCCATCCTCGTCCGCTCGACGCCCTTCCTGGCGCGGTGGAGCAGGATCACGGAGCTGCCCTCGACGCGCTCGACCAGCGCCACGTGCGTGAAGCGATCGTCGCGCCGGCGGTCGCGATCGCGGTCGTAGCTGTCGTGGAAGAACGCGAGGGCGCCCGGCCGCGGCGTCTCCAGCGGCCGGCTCGCGCGGTGGAGCGACTCCGAGCGCGAGACGCCCGGGCCGAGCCGCACCCGCACGCCCGCCTCGTGGAAGGCGCGCAGCACGAAGGCCGAGCAGTCGCCGCGAAAGCGCCTCCCCACGAGCGCTCTCGCGGCGTCCACCACGCGCGCGCGGACCGCCTCGAGCTCGGGATCGCCTTCTGCCACGGCGGCCGGCTCCGCGTCCTTCGGAGCGGCGGAGTCCCGAGCGCCCCAGGTCGACTCTGCGCCGGCGTCCGGGGGTTCGTCACCGGCTCGCGCGCCCGCCTCGGGCGCGGGCGGCGAGACCGCCGAGGGCGAGGTGGCGGGCGAGGCGGCGCGCTGCGCGGCGCAGCCGGTGGCGAGGGCGAGGGCGAGGCCGAGCAGCGGTGCGGCGCGGCTGGCGGTGCGACCGGGGTGCCGGTCGTTCATCGGCGCGCGATCTCCTGGAGCATGGTCGCGTCCACGATACCCGACGGGTCGCCCTTGGGGGCGAACCCGAGCTCCTGCGCGTCGCGCGCCATGCGCTCCAGCTGGCGGGGAAGCGGGTCCGACACCGGCTCCACGCGCGAGAGCGCGTCGAGGAGCACGGCGTCGGGGAGCGCCTTGCCGGCGCGCTTGCCGTACGCCGCGTTCGCGAGCCGCGCGAACGCGGCGCGGTCCGCCTCCCAGCGGCGGGTGAGCTCGAGGTGCGCGCGCACGAGCGCGATCACGTCGGCGCGCCGCCGCTCCAGGGCGCGCGCGGACACGACGAGGACCGTGATGGGGAAGCGTCCCTCCGGCCAGAGCGATCGCTCGTCGACGAGGATCCTCCCTCCCGCCTCCGCCACGAGGCGCGCCGCCCAGGGCTCGGGGACCCACGCGCCGGCGAGGTCGCCGCGCGCGAAGAGCGCGAGGATGTCGGGGTTCGCGAGCGGCGTCACCTCCACCGGGCCCTGCCCGCGCGCGTCCTGGAGCCCTTGCTGGCGCAGCCACATGCGGAGCGCGACGTCCTGGGTGTTGCCGAGCTGCGGGGAGGCGACCCGCTTGCCGGCGAGGTCCTTCGGGGCGCGCGCGTCCTTCACGACGAGCGCGGCGCCGCCGGAGGCGGCCCCCGCGACCACGCGGAGCGCCTCGCCGTGGGTGCGCAGGAAGGCGATGGCGGCGGGGCCGGGGCCGACGTAGCTCGCGTCGAGGTCGCCCGCGAGCAGCGCCTCCATCGCCGCGGGCCCGGCGTTGAACATGCGCGTCTCGAGCCTGCCCGACAGCGCCCGCGCGAAGGTGCCGTCGTCCACCCCCACGAGCGCCTGCGCGTGTGTGACGTTCGGGAAGTAGCCGAGCCGCAGCGGCGCGTCCGGACCCTTCGCGCGAGAGCAGCCGAGCGCGGCGGAGAGGGCGAGCGCGAGGAGCGGGGCGCGGCGCCTCATGCCGGCTCCTCGACGAGGCCCCAGCGCCGGCGCACGCGCAGCTCGACCACGCGGAACAGGACACGGTCGATGGCGACGCCGATCGCCACGATCGCCAGCATGACGCCCATGACCTGGGCGGCGTCGAGCAGCTCGCGGCCGTTCTGCAGGAGCTGCCCGAGGCCGCCCGCCACGAAGAGCAGCTCGCCCGCCATGAGGGCGCGCCAGGCGAAGCTCCAGCCGAGCTTCAGGCCGGTGAGGATCCCGGGCAGCGCCGCGGGGAGGAGCACCCCCCCGTGGAAGCGCGCGCCGCGGATGCCGAGCGTACCGGCGGCGCGGAGGAGCAGGGGGTCGACGCCCGAGACGGCGTCCTCGGTCGCGATGGCGATGGCGAACACCGATCCCATCACGACGACGAACAGGATGGCCGTCTCGGACAGCCCGAACCAGAGGATGGCGAGCGGCAGCCAGCAGATCGACGGCAGGGCCTGCAGCCCGAGCACGATGGGCCGGAGCCCGCCCCGGACGAGCTCGCTGCGCGCGAGCAGCACGCCGAACGGCACGCCGGCGACCGCGGAGAAGGTGTACCCCTGGGCGAGGCGCGCGAGCGAGCGGCCCGTGGCGGCGCCGAGGCGCCCGTCCGCGAGCATGCGGCCCAGGCTGCCGGCGACCGCGAGCGGGCCCGGGAACAGCCAGTGCGGCCAGGGCCCGATCCTAGAGAGGAGCTCCCAGACGACGAGGGGGACGAGCAGGAGCAGTCCCGTCCGCAGCGATGCGCGCATCCCGTTCCTCCGTCGCGTCCGTTCCGCCCGCGGCCTCGGCCCGCCTGAGCTCGTCGCGGATCCGGCGCGACATCCCCACGAGCGCCTCGTCGTCCGGATCGCGCGGCCGCGGGAGCCGCACGTCGAGATCCTGGAGCACGCGCCCGGGCCGGGCCGCCATCACGATCACGCGGTCCCCGAGCACCAGCGCCTCGCGCACGTCGTGGGTCACGAAGACCACGGTCTTGCGATCCCGCAGCCAGACCTGCTGCAGCAGCTCGTGCATGTGGCTGCGCGTCTGCGCGTCGAGCGCCGCGAACGGCTCGTCCATGAGCAGCACGGCGGGGTCGAGGGCGAGCGCCCGCGCGAGCTGGACGCGCATCCGCATGCCGCCGGAGAGCTCGTGCGGCAGGGTCTCCTCGAAGCCCTCGAGGTGGACGCGCGCCACGTACTCGCGCGCCCGCGCGTCGGCGTCCGCCCGCGGGAGCCCGCGCGCGCGGAGCGCGAAGACGAGGTTCTGGCGGACGGTGAGCCAGGGGAAGAGCGCCGGCTCCTGGAAGACGAGCAGCCGGTCCGGTCCGGGCCCCTTCACCCGCAGGCCGTCGATGGTGATCCGCCCGCCGCTGGGCTCGAGGTGGCCGGCGAGCGCGTAGAGCAGGGTGGTCTTGCCGCAGCCGGAGGGGCCCACGAGGCACACGAACTCGCCGGCGTGCACCTCGACGTTCACGTCGTGGAGCGCGACCACCTTGTTCGCGAAGCGGTGCCCCACGCGCGACACGTCGATCTTGGGCGGCCCGCTGCGCCGCACGCGCGGCGTGAGCAGGCCGCGGCGGCGACGACGCACGCGAAGCTCGCGC includes:
- the pstA gene encoding phosphate ABC transporter permease PstA, which gives rise to MSVASRKVVGTGLTVLTGATAALVVAMLAVILVDVVRGGAARVSWEFLTAAPEEGMTAGGIFPAIYGTAIMTLIMTVAVMPVGVLTAVYLHEYAAPRSRMAALVRVAVTNLAGVPSIVFGLFGLGFFIQFVGGSLDRAFSPPGELFYGRPALLWAALTLAVLTLPVVIVSTEEALRAVPRDHRDASLALGATKSQTLVRVILPQALPGILTGAILAVARGAGEVAPILFTGVAYFLPDLPGSVWSQFMHLGYHVYVLATQSPDIDATRPLLYATVFVLLALTFALNLLAIAIRTRTRRKAAAGH
- the pstC gene encoding phosphate ABC transporter permease subunit PstC, with amino-acid sequence MVGSEERARPAPSMRRRQIREAAIQAAITLVALTGIAAVVLIFVFVAREALPIFTSPEVREETDLARMFLPQAWREGRAAFFSWQPVSDVPKYSMVPLFVGTLKVTAVAMLVSVPVGIAAAVFTSEFAPRRLREVLKPTIELLAGIPSVVLGFFALMVMATVLQGAFGFTSRLNAIVAGLALALTVVPVIFTVSEDALAAVPRSYREASLALGATRWETSFKVVLPAAAPGVLAAVVLGFGRSIGETMIVLMASGNAAMTTWSLGDSVRTLPATIAAEMGEVVFGGAHYSVLFFIGVELFLFTFVLNMLASLFVKRLVRRMAGTA
- a CDS encoding histidine phosphatase family protein: MELLVVRHAIAEDRDVFAATGRDDPERPLTAEGRRRFEKGARGLRELVESIDVLATSALARAKETGAILAAAYELRGASQLGELAPESDPAALVPWLRKHRARSRVAIVGHEPHLSRLVQYLLTGSAGRGFVALKKGGACLLSLGDTQLVGGAQLRWLLTPAQLRRLG
- a CDS encoding ABC transporter substrate-binding protein, whose product is MRRRAPLLALALSAALGCSRAKGPDAPLRLGYFPNVTHAQALVGVDDGTFARALSGRLETRMFNAGPAAMEALLAGDLDASYVGPGPAAIAFLRTHGEALRVVAGAASGGAALVVKDARAPKDLAGKRVASPQLGNTQDVALRMWLRQQGLQDARGQGPVEVTPLANPDILALFARGDLAGAWVPEPWAARLVAEAGGRILVDERSLWPEGRFPITVLVVSARALERRRADVIALVRAHLELTRRWEADRAAFARLANAAYGKRAGKALPDAVLLDALSRVEPVSDPLPRQLERMARDAQELGFAPKGDPSGIVDATMLQEIARR
- the pstB gene encoding phosphate ABC transporter ATP-binding protein PstB is translated as METRGLEIRYGAKLAVKGVSLSLPEHQVTALIGPSGCGKSTFLRALNRMNDLIPGASAAGEILLDGRSIYAAHLDAVELRRRVGMVFQKSNPFPKSIFENVAYGLRVGGLGDRRELAERIERSLRSAALWDEVKDRLAESAMGLSGGQQQRLCIARALAVEPEVLLMDEPASALDPIATAKIEDLIHELKARYTIAIVTHNMQQAARVSDQTAFFYMGELVEVGPTEAIFTNPREQRTEDYVTGKFG
- a CDS encoding phosphatase PAP2 family protein; this encodes MTDDRETGLPAGTFELDAGGGASITIDPATATAVIRDGRLARILSLDEALLLSFRRFHSPWRTIVARTLTHLGDAKSWTFAGIALLATGSAHGRHLGLRLGAATLLATALSQTLKRSLTRARPDVSIAGFEALAANPDRFSFPSGHTAAAFSVAVAFADEPFGLGPLALLLSVGIGLSRVYLGAHYPLDVGAGALLGVVAGLASRLLVS
- a CDS encoding ABC transporter permease, translating into MRASLRTGLLLLVPLVVWELLSRIGPWPHWLFPGPLAVAGSLGRMLADGRLGAATGRSLARLAQGYTFSAVAGVPFGVLLARSELVRGGLRPIVLGLQALPSICWLPLAILWFGLSETAILFVVVMGSVFAIAIATEDAVSGVDPLLLRAAGTLGIRGARFHGGVLLPAALPGILTGLKLGWSFAWRALMAGELLFVAGGLGQLLQNGRELLDAAQVMGVMLAIVAIGVAIDRVLFRVVELRVRRRWGLVEEPA
- a CDS encoding CHAP domain-containing protein — encoded protein: MNDRHPGRTASRAAPLLGLALALATGCAAQRAASPATSPSAVSPPAPEAGARAGDEPPDAGAESTWGARDSAAPKDAEPAAVAEGDPELEAVRARVVDAARALVGRRFRGDCSAFVLRAFHEAGVRVRLGPGVSRSESLHRASRPLETPRPGALAFFHDSYDRDRDRRRDDRFTHVALVERVEGSSVILLHRARKGVERTRMDLSRPGDPDANGRLRVRRRGDPRGTRYLTGELFAAFGELLEGEFTQMLQAGRAVETDDRHPAPR
- the phoU gene encoding phosphate signaling complex protein PhoU produces the protein MVTTHTDKAYEAELKDLRDKLLEMGGLVERAMAASVRSITERDTPLAEQVKERDREINRMEVAIDSACRRVLALRQPAASDLRFITTALKIVTDLERMGDLAVNVAERAIDLNKVAPLGPLHDLSRLAEMSETQLKHALDAFVTGDVAKAEDVMRSDEHLDALYLKIFNDLLAMMMEDSRNIRRATSLMFAAKHLERFGDHATNLAEMVVYMVRGTDVRHPRSRAPSAPPA
- a CDS encoding ABC transporter ATP-binding protein; protein product: MWRQVSERFSRLARELRVRRRRRGLLTPRVRRSGPPKIDVSRVGHRFANKVVALHDVNVEVHAGEFVCLVGPSGCGKTTLLYALAGHLEPSGGRITIDGLRVKGPGPDRLLVFQEPALFPWLTVRQNLVFALRARGLPRADADARAREYVARVHLEGFEETLPHELSGGMRMRVQLARALALDPAVLLMDEPFAALDAQTRSHMHELLQQVWLRDRKTVVFVTHDVREALVLGDRVIVMAARPGRVLQDLDVRLPRPRDPDDEALVGMSRRIRDELRRAEAAGGTDATEERDARIAADGTAPARPPRRLGAPL